The following coding sequences lie in one Heyndrickxia oleronia genomic window:
- a CDS encoding prolipoprotein diacylglyceryl transferase, with protein MYNELLKIGPVTIYGYGLMIALGIFFAYRLLVHRATNRPFELSHIFSLTVWGLVGGFIGAKLLYWITQFPNIISHPSILLNFGEGFVVYGGIIGGILAGLVYCKMKNIKFLQHLDLFVPSIALAQGFGRIGCLLAGCCYGEETHSFLGMTFHHSDIAPNDVKLIPTQIMESVFSFALCILLLYLAKRTKKPGLVSCIYLILYSTGRFVIEFFRGDIIRGQVGVLSTSQFIALMIMLVTGIFLVMSHNQNRFIGKNV; from the coding sequence TACAATGAGCTTCTTAAAATTGGGCCAGTAACTATTTATGGGTATGGATTAATGATTGCGCTTGGTATATTTTTTGCATACCGACTCCTTGTTCATCGAGCCACAAACCGTCCATTTGAATTATCGCATATTTTTTCACTAACCGTGTGGGGACTAGTTGGTGGATTCATTGGAGCAAAACTGTTGTATTGGATTACTCAATTTCCAAATATTATTAGTCATCCTAGCATCCTTCTGAACTTTGGGGAAGGATTTGTTGTATACGGAGGAATTATTGGCGGTATTTTGGCTGGTTTAGTGTATTGCAAAATGAAAAATATTAAATTCCTACAGCACCTGGACCTTTTTGTACCTTCCATTGCATTAGCACAGGGGTTTGGAAGAATCGGCTGTTTGCTCGCAGGCTGTTGTTATGGTGAAGAAACACACAGCTTTCTGGGAATGACCTTTCACCACTCTGACATTGCTCCGAATGATGTTAAATTAATACCCACTCAAATCATGGAGAGTGTGTTTAGCTTTGCTCTCTGCATCCTTTTGCTTTATTTGGCGAAAAGAACGAAAAAACCCGGACTCGTTTCCTGCATCTATTTAATTCTTTACAGCACTGGAAGATTTGTCATTGAGTTTTTCAGAGGAGATATTATTCGAGGTCAAGTGGGGGTACTTTCAACCTCGCAATTTATCGCACTCATGATTATGCTCGTGACCGGCATCTTCCTAGTCATGTCACATAACC